The Aestuariibius sp. HNIBRBA575 nucleotide sequence TTTGGTTTTTTCAATCTCATCGGCCAGGAACGCATCCAATGCAGCGCCGGACATGAATGTCGCGTCAACCACGGTGCCGGCGGGATAGGTGATGCCGTCCTTAAGTACGGTTTCGCCATTAGCGGTTTCCAAAACGATTTTGGCAGTCGCTTCGTTGGCCAAAGTCGCCGAAGTTTCGTTGGAAAAGAAATCGTTGCCCGACATGGACGCAACGCGGGTTTTGCTGTCAGCGGACCAATCCCCCATCCGGTGCGGATTGTCCTGCGCGTATTTTTTAACAGCTTTGGCGGCGCGGCGATCGGAATTGCCTTCGCGCAGAACCGGGTTCACAGCCGACCCTTTGATAGTGTCGTAACGGGCGCGAATTTCTTTATCCGCGTCTGTGCTGGGCGATTCTGGATAATCGGGCAGGGCAAAACCCTGTTCCTGCAATTCCTTAACCGCAGCCACCAATTGTGGAACAGATGCCGAAATGTTTGGCAGCTTGATCACGTTGGCCTCAGGTGTTTTGACCAATTGGCCCAAAGCGGCCAGATCGTCGTTTTGACGCTGATCTTCGGTCAGGAAATCCGGGAATGTCGCAATGATGCGGCCCGCCAAAGAAATGTCTTTGGTGCCGACAACCACACCTGCCGCCGCGGCAAAGCTTTGGATGATGGGCAGGAAAGAGGCCGACGCCAGCTCTGGGGCTTCGTCAACTTTTGTGTAGATAATATCGGGATTGGTCTGATCTGACATTTTGGACACCTATCTTGAGTTTGCCTTTCCATAAGGCAAGCAAAGCGAGTCGTCCATGGCATACATTGGTATACATTCACGCAAATGGTCGCATTCCAGTGATGAAGTCTGCAATCACGCCGAAATGCGAAGGATGTTCGCCCCATCGTCAAATCACAACTGGAAAATGGCAGAAAAAATGCATCAAAAAAGAGAGGCGCGATGTTAATTATTAACCGATTACAAATTAATCAAATTTTCAACTTAGTTTAGACTCTTTGTCGGTTCCTGCTTAGGACTCTAGGACCAACTGAGGCGTAAAATCTAAATAGGTGGTTGTGTGATGACTGAGACCCGCGCTGTGCTCGATGAAATGATTGACTTTGCAAAGATTGAATTGACATCCGGAAATGCGGATCGCAAACGCGCAATGGTCAGGCGTATGGCCGAACAATGGCCATCAGAGCCCGCGTTAAGTTTGGTTTATGCCGTGACGTCAGCGACCGGCGCCATCGAAGACGAAAGCAAAAAAGACCCCGCCATCAGTCAGGGCTATCGGTTGTCTGCGTTGATTTCAGCGGATGTTCATGCGGTGCAATCCATGGGACAAAACCCGTCTTTTGCTGGGGATTTGCTGCACTTTTGGCGCCGTGTGGACCCATTATTCCTGCGGATGCAGTGATCCAAGGCCTATTGGTTAATAAACGAGTCCCTAACACTGACAGAGTGTGCTATTCGCAATCTATTCCAGGATTACGCAAAATAGTTTGGGGTTAGTTTGGGTACGGGGCTGGTTCTCGACGAAATGGTCGAGTTTGTAATTGAAGAATTGGCATCAGGGCAATCGTTTCGCGTTGCTCGGCTGGTCCGTGCGCTTGCGCGCAAGTGGCCGGGCGAAAAGGCATTGATGATCAGTTTTGCGCTGACCAATGCGGCCTCCGAATTAGAAGACCTCGTTTCTGGTGATTCCAGCGCGGCCAGCGCAGAGCGCGCCTATCGATTGGCGGCATTGGTCGCCGGTGACGTTTTGGCGATCGAAGCCATGGGGCGGGACGTGGTGCTTGGCCGGGATTTGCTACATTACTGGCGCCGGGTTGATCCGTATTTCCTGAACCTGAAGCACTGACCGTCACACCATCTGAATAACGGATTTGTCGATGGCCAGCATATAGCCGCGCCGCGCGATATTTTTCACCAACAGTTCGCTCATCATTTGATTGCCCAACGTGTCACGCAACCGTTTGATCCGGGTGGCGCCTGCGGCTTCGTCGCAATCGGATGCATCGCGGCCAGATATAACAGCTTCGATTTCGGACCCGGACAACACTTCGTCATCCATCCGTGCCTCGGCCAGTACGCTCAGCGTTTCAATCGCGGCTGTGGTCAATTTGAATTCAAAGTTGTTCAGATACACGGTGTTCTGGTCGCGTGAAATCAGTAGGGATGACACTTCGATGCCTTGGCGTTCGATCTGACCCATGCGCCGGTTCAATATGATCAGCATCACCAAAAACGCGACCGCCGCCGCCAACAAGGCAGATGCAAACACCAACAGCACAAAGATCACAAAGCGATAAGACGCCAAAGTGTCCGAAAACGCCGTGCCTGATTGTGCCAGAATTTCGAGCAATTTGATTTCAGCATTGGATGTCAGATTGTCGTTTTCCACGAACAATTGTTCGACACGCATATTAAAGGCGTTGGCGTCCGGCAGGTTCAGAAACAGCAACACCGCCGCAACCCCAAGGATCACAACGATAGCCCCAATGCCTGCAATAACAATCCGGTTGCCGGTCTGCCGCGTCTCAGTAGCGGAGGTAGAACTCGCCTGCACTGTCTCTCCTTTCCTCAAGGCCCGCATCGTCAAAAACGCCAAGCACATTGAGCAATTGCCAATTGTCCGCCGCCAAGCGCCCCCGCAATTGATCTGATGCCACAGCCGGGGTGCAGTCGCCGTTTATCTGCGCAACACCGTAATGCAGCCGAAGAGGATCGTCACGCTTTGCTTTGTAGTCGGCATAGCAATCGGCGGATGCCAGATTGGCGACCATCGTCCCACAAAGGAGCGTTAGAGAGAAAAGAGTGTGTTTCATGCGCCAAACATGCACCGGACGGGTGTTGTTATTCAATAACCTTGCATCGGATTGATCATGATAACGCCTATCACGCGGCTGATATTGGTTTGGGGCGGCGCTTGGTGCCAAATCCTTTCATCGCTTCTTGGATGACGTACATGGTTGTTGTCCCGGACATCAGAATGAAAAGGATCAGCCCAATGAAAAAGACATTGATTGCAGGCGTTTCCGCCCTTTCGATTGCCCTGTCAGGTATCACCGCAACACCAGCCATGGCCACCACAGACGAAGAACGGATCGGTCAGATCCTGTTTGGTTTGGCGGCAATTGCTGTGATCGGCAGCGCCATTCAAAACCAAAACGACCGCGAAAATCGTGACAACCGTAATGCGCGGGATGATCGGATTGACCGAAATGATCGCGCTGACTGGAATGATCGTTTTAACCGGCTGAACAATGACGAACACCATCACGGGCAATATGATCATGGCTACGACCCCGATCGGAATGATCGTGTGCGCCAGCAACGCCAGCTATCCGTCCCAAGAAGCTGCGTGCGGACCTTTACCACCCAGCGGGGGGAACGCCGGATCGCTGTCAGACGCTGTGTGGAACGCAATGTCGACAATGCCCGCCATTTGCCACGTCAATGCCGCGTTGAAATCTCTACCGATATCGGAATGCGCCGGGGATATGGCGTGCGCTGCCTGCGCCGCAACGGAGTAAGCATCAGCCGCTGATCGCGCAACGCTGCGTTCTTCCCCAGTTTTGCAGCGCGCGTAGGGGCAGAGATAGGACATGGTCTCTGCCCCTGTTTCATGGTTCCAATCCTTGGCGTTTACATTCTGGTGCCGTAAGAAAGCATATGACCAAGAGCATTCCCGATTTCCATTTTGAAACCTCTGCCTTTGAGCGGGGGTTTTTGCACATTGCGGGGGTCGACGAAGTGGGGCGCGGTCCTCTGGCAGGGCCAGTGACGGCGGCGGCCGTTATTTTGGACCCGGACAACATCCCCGACGGCCTGAATGACAGCAAACAGCTGAGCGAAAAGAAACGCCTGTTTTTGTTCGAACAGTTGTTGGAGGTCGCGGATGTGTCGATCGCCCATGCCAGCGTGCGCGAAATCGAAGAACAAAACATTCTGCGTGCATCCCATATTGCGATGATGCGGGCGGTGGCTGGGTTGCGACAAACACCCGACCACCTGCTGATTGATGGCAAACAATTGCCCCGTGGTCTGAACCTATCCGCCGATCCAATTGTCAAAGGCGACACCAAATCACTGTCCATCGCGGCGGCCTCAATTGTGGCAAAAGTTAGGCGCGATCAGATAATGGTGGATTTGGCGCAACAGCATCCCGGTTATGGATGGGAAAAAAACGCCGGTTATCCCACCCCGGCACACAAAGCGGCGCTGCTAAAACTTGGGGTGACCCCACACCATAGACGTACGTTTAAACCGGTACACAATATCTTGTATCAAGGTTAATTCTTAAGTGATTGATTCAATAAAGTTTTTGACACCGAATCGCCTCTGACTCATCATTGTCCTCAACCACAGAGCGCAAAAGCGCCGGGCATAACGAGGCAGAAATGAAAACAATGACGAAGAAAAAGAGCGCGGCGGCGCTCCCTCTAAACACGATTCTTGATGGCGATTGCATCGAGAGAATGAACAGCCTTCCCGAAGGGTCTGTGGATCTGATTTTTGCGGATCCGCCCTATAATTTGCAGCTGCGCGGCGACCTGCATCGCCCCGATAATTCCAAAGTGGACGCTGTTGACAACGATTGGGATCAGTTTTCGTCATTTGGTGCCTATGACCGTTTTACCCATGAATGGCTGACCGCTGCGCGGCGCATTTTGAAACCAAACGGTGCGATCTGGGTCATCGGATCCTATCACAACGTGTTTCGTATGGGGGCCGAGCTGCAAAACCAAGGGTTCTGGATTTTGAACGACGTTGTGTGGCGCAAATCCAACCCAATGCCGAATTTCCGTGGCAAACGCCTGACCAATGCCCATGAAACGCTGATTTGGGCGTCCAAGGCCGAAGGCGCGAAATACACGTTCAACTACGAAGCGTTGAAAGCCCTGAACGAAGGCACGCAGATGCGGTCTGATTGGGTGATCCCGATTTGCACAGGCCACGAACGTCTGAAAAACGCTGAGGGCGAAAAAGCCCACCCAACCCAAAAACCAGAAGCCCTGTTGCACCGCGTCCTGTTGGCGACAACGAATCCGGGCGATGTGGTTTTGGATCCCTTCTTTGGAACCGGGACCACGGGTGCGGTTGCCAAAATGCTGGGTCGTGATTTTATCGGCATCGAACGCGAAGCTGAATATCGTAAAGTTGCTGAAAAACGCATCAGCAAGATCCGCAAATTTGACCGCGACGCGTTGCAGGTTTCGACCTCTAAACGTGCAGAACCTCGGGTTCCGTTTGGTCAATTGGTGGAACGCGGCATGCTGCGTCCGGGCGAACAGCTTTGGTCCTTGAACGGACGTCACAAAGCCAAAGTGCGTGCAGACGGCACCCTGATTGGCGATGACATCAAAGGGTCAATCCATCAGGTCGGGGCCCATCTAGAAGGCGCGCCATCCTGCAATGGCTGGACCTATTGGGCCTTCAAACGCGAAGGCCAGATGGTGCCAATTGATCTGTTGCGTCAACAGATCCGTGCCGAAATGCGCGAGCACTAAGATCCAAACGAATTAATAAAGTTTACCGCCGGTGCCTGCGGCTACTCGTGCCGTGGCACATAACTTACCCCTGCCATTCCTTTGGGTCTGGCAGGGTTTTTTCGTAATGAAATTATGATTTTACCAGCTATCGCGGCATCGGATTTGTACCAGTTTTGTAAGCCGCCCAATCGGTGATTTCCGGATAATATTGCGCCCGCCATTTACGAACACGCGGGTTCATCACACGTCGCCAAACGGGCGGCATCATCGCGGCCATGGTCATGATCGGATAGCCAAATGGCAATTGTGGCGCGTCTTCTTCGGTATAGTTTTGCAGCAATGGGAACCGGCGATCCGGTTTATAGTGATGATCCGAATGCCGTTGCAGATTGATCAACAACCAATTCGATGCCTTATGCGCGGCATTCCAGCTGTGCCGAGGCAGAACATGTTCGTATTTTCCATCCCCCAAATGTTTGCGCGTCAGCCCGTAATGCTCGATGTAATTGACCAGCTCTAACTGCCATATCGCGGTCATCGCCTGGACCAAAAACAACACCAATCCCAGCCAGCCACCAATGACGATCGCCAGCAAAATGGCGGCGCCTTGCAATGCCCAGTAGCGCCAGAACGGGTTGGAAAAAACATGCCATGGCAATGATTTACGTGCCAACATATCCCGCTCAGCGCGAAACGACGACGTTATTGATTGCTTTAACACACGTGGGAAAAACCGGTGGAACCCTTCGTTATAGCGGGCCGTGACCGGGTCGCGCGGCGTGCCCACATAGCGGTGATGCACCAACAGATGTTCGGACCGGAAATGTGAATACAGAACGGATGCCAGCAACAAATCCCCCAACCAACGTTCCCATTTTGGTTTTTGATGCATTAATTCATGTGAATAATTGATGCCGATGGTCCCGGTCATAACCCCGATGCCAAAAAACAGCGCCCACATTTCGAAACCGGATAAATGGTCTGTGCGGGTCACGAACCAAAGGACGCCGAATAGGGTAATGTATTGTAATGGCGCCCATAAAACGGTGACCAAGCGATACCAAAACAGATCAGTTTCCGGCGTGTCCAGATCCGCATTGGTCAGGTTCAACCCGGTCAGCGCATCCAGAATTGTGAACATGTACCACGTGAATGCCGGCAAAGCTGCGATCCACCAGCCGCCCTGCGTGGCCGCCAACCAAGTCAGCGGGATCAGCAGCGTCGACAACCAAAACGGCAAAGCACTGGTCAGGTTTGCGATGGGCGATTTGGGGCTTGGATCGGTACTCATTGTGCGGCTCCGCAGGATCAACACCGGCACGCTAAACCCGTTGGTTCAATTGATCAATTGCGGCCTTTGATCGTCAAATCAAACGCCTTGCGCATCACGGTTGGCAAATCAGACGGGCGAAAATCGGATTGCGCGACAAATGCGCCGTGATCTGGTGCGCGATCCATCGGGACCAACGCGGTCATGACCCGCAATCGCAGATGGAAATGGGTGAATGTGTGACGTGCCTCTGCACCAACATCCTGCCATTCGGCGCGGATGGGCGGGCATTCTGTGGCAACGTCGCCCCATTCCGACCCGGGCCAGCCCAACATGCCGCCTAACAGACCCTTGTCGGGGCGGCGTTCCAGCAAAAACGCACCATCGACGCGGCGGGCCACATAGGCGATGCCATACCGGGTCGGTTTCGGTTTCTTGGGTGTTTTTTTCGGCAATTCAGCCTGTGTGCCTGCCAATCGCGCCGCGCAATCAGACCGCCAAGGGCATAACCCACATGCGGGGTTTTTCGGGGTACAGATCGTGGCGCCCAGATCCATCACCGCCTGTGCGTAATCGCCGGGGCGCGCCTGTGGCGTCAGATCGGCCGCTAATTTCATCAAGTCAGGTTTGGCCGCGGGCAGGGGCGTGTGAACGTCAAACATGCGGGCCATAACCCGTTCCACATTGCCATCCAGCACGGTTTCAGCCCGGTCAAACGCAATCGAAGAAATCGCCGCACCTGTATAAGGACCGATTCCCGGCAAGGTCAGCAACGCATCCAGATTATCCGGAAATTGCCCATCATGATCCGCAACCACCGCGCGGGCGCATTTCAGCAAATTACGTGCGCGCGCGTAATATCCCAGCCCGGCCCATTCGCCCATCACATCTTCGTCGCGAGCATTGGCCAGCGCCTGAACATCCGGCCAACGTGTTGTAAAACGGACGAAATAATCCTTTACGGCGGCGACGGTTGTCTGCTGTAACATGACTTCGGACAGCCAGATGCGATATGGATCGGGCATTACACCAGCCCGCCGATCCGCAGGGCCGACACGCCATGGCATGATCCGCGCATGATGGTCATACCAGTCCAATAATTCAGCGTTTAACCTCTCACGCATTCTTTATGCCCTTTTGTCGCGGTTTTGCTGGCTCTCGGCGGTGCCTCGTTTAAGATACGCCCAACATGAAGACACCGTATCGCCATAGCACCACACGTGGGTTTGCCCGGACTTCGGGCCTGTTGCAATCGCGTATCCGCGAAGCCACCGAAAGTCGCGGCTTTGCGCAGTCGCGGTTGTTGACCCATTGGGTGGAAATTGTCGGCAGCGCTGTGGCCCAAATTGCCCGCCCGGTCGAAGTGTCCTATGGTCGGGGATCCATGGGCGCGACGCTGTCATTACTGACCACCGGGGCGCAGGCACCGATGCTGGAAATGCAGAAAACCCAGATACTGGAAAAGGTGAACGCCTGTTACGGCTATCGCGCGATTTCGCGTATTCGCATCACCCAAACCGCCCCCGTTGGCTTTGCCGAAGGCCAAGCACAATTCACCCATGCCCCC carries:
- the mutY gene encoding A/G-specific adenine glycosylase, which codes for MRERLNAELLDWYDHHARIMPWRVGPADRRAGVMPDPYRIWLSEVMLQQTTVAAVKDYFVRFTTRWPDVQALANARDEDVMGEWAGLGYYARARNLLKCARAVVADHDGQFPDNLDALLTLPGIGPYTGAAISSIAFDRAETVLDGNVERVMARMFDVHTPLPAAKPDLMKLAADLTPQARPGDYAQAVMDLGATICTPKNPACGLCPWRSDCAARLAGTQAELPKKTPKKPKPTRYGIAYVARRVDGAFLLERRPDKGLLGGMLGWPGSEWGDVATECPPIRAEWQDVGAEARHTFTHFHLRLRVMTALVPMDRAPDHGAFVAQSDFRPSDLPTVMRKAFDLTIKGRN
- a CDS encoding DUF721 domain-containing protein, which encodes MKTPYRHSTTRGFARTSGLLQSRIREATESRGFAQSRLLTHWVEIVGSAVAQIARPVEVSYGRGSMGATLSLLTTGAQAPMLEMQKTQILEKVNACYGYRAISRIRITQTAPVGFAEGQAQFTHAPKAEKRPDPDVVKEAQALADGAGDEKLRLALEALATNVLSKTKKHKR
- a CDS encoding site-specific DNA-methyltransferase; translation: MKTMTKKKSAAALPLNTILDGDCIERMNSLPEGSVDLIFADPPYNLQLRGDLHRPDNSKVDAVDNDWDQFSSFGAYDRFTHEWLTAARRILKPNGAIWVIGSYHNVFRMGAELQNQGFWILNDVVWRKSNPMPNFRGKRLTNAHETLIWASKAEGAKYTFNYEALKALNEGTQMRSDWVIPICTGHERLKNAEGEKAHPTQKPEALLHRVLLATTNPGDVVLDPFFGTGTTGAVAKMLGRDFIGIEREAEYRKVAEKRISKIRKFDRDALQVSTSKRAEPRVPFGQLVERGMLRPGEQLWSLNGRHKAKVRADGTLIGDDIKGSIHQVGAHLEGAPSCNGWTYWAFKREGQMVPIDLLRQQIRAEMREH
- a CDS encoding alkane 1-monooxygenase is translated as MSTDPSPKSPIANLTSALPFWLSTLLIPLTWLAATQGGWWIAALPAFTWYMFTILDALTGLNLTNADLDTPETDLFWYRLVTVLWAPLQYITLFGVLWFVTRTDHLSGFEMWALFFGIGVMTGTIGINYSHELMHQKPKWERWLGDLLLASVLYSHFRSEHLLVHHRYVGTPRDPVTARYNEGFHRFFPRVLKQSITSSFRAERDMLARKSLPWHVFSNPFWRYWALQGAAILLAIVIGGWLGLVLFLVQAMTAIWQLELVNYIEHYGLTRKHLGDGKYEHVLPRHSWNAAHKASNWLLINLQRHSDHHYKPDRRFPLLQNYTEEDAPQLPFGYPIMTMAAMMPPVWRRVMNPRVRKWRAQYYPEITDWAAYKTGTNPMPR
- a CDS encoding transcriptional regulator → MQASSTSATETRQTGNRIVIAGIGAIVVILGVAAVLLFLNLPDANAFNMRVEQLFVENDNLTSNAEIKLLEILAQSGTAFSDTLASYRFVIFVLLVFASALLAAAVAFLVMLIILNRRMGQIERQGIEVSSLLISRDQNTVYLNNFEFKLTTAAIETLSVLAEARMDDEVLSGSEIEAVISGRDASDCDEAAGATRIKRLRDTLGNQMMSELLVKNIARRGYMLAIDKSVIQMV
- a CDS encoding ribonuclease HII; protein product: MTKSIPDFHFETSAFERGFLHIAGVDEVGRGPLAGPVTAAAVILDPDNIPDGLNDSKQLSEKKRLFLFEQLLEVADVSIAHASVREIEEQNILRASHIAMMRAVAGLRQTPDHLLIDGKQLPRGLNLSADPIVKGDTKSLSIAAASIVAKVRRDQIMVDLAQQHPGYGWEKNAGYPTPAHKAALLKLGVTPHHRRTFKPVHNILYQG